In Pseudoduganella albidiflava, a single window of DNA contains:
- a CDS encoding DUF5682 family protein, whose product METLPRRRARAVALNGAVAAEGVPADGVPPDVRDGLASLHGGHGGRLFFAPVRHHSPACALAVRELIREVRPAAVLVEGPDDFDALLPALLDGATRPPVAILSLAPRPGGGSRPAFFPFCDYSPEWVALRAGADAGARLAFIDQPWTARAADDTDTAAHTLMAERHLAHSTYLKALAARSGCRAQDDLWDHLFELRGPVALRDWRTLLADVYAYCAMARHDYEPQVLEAEGSLPRERHMAAHIRRHLQETNGAIVVVTGGFHTPGLQAMLAEPLAAPKAAPAASPPRPRGAAGSGNWLIRYSFDHLDALNGYAAGMPAPGWYQRVWNSAVDDPAGPALHEVAAACLAELARETRTLGLAEQVSTADVGAAVLQAGRLAALRGHAGPGREDVLDAIRSCFVKGALGDGMAGFDADVRRLLCGHALGDIPATAAVPPLVDDARRLAARLGVRLDDSAPRTVRLDIYRDEGHRERSRFLHLADWLGLELAQWRGGPDFLAGTRLELLIEEWQVAWTPLVEARLVALSAEGATLQDVALARLRRDEAALAERGLARSAGAAAGLLTRGCLVGLHERLPDLLAMVAARLDEDGAPASVIAGCHQLLALWRAREPLGVKDDPALHALLLRAWDAALYLLPQLADTAREGEEAAIGSLLSLRAFRHALAHAAAGGDANDGDSKDDDNKDDDNKDDDGAGRWARVLAALVTAPRAAPGIASAAAVLLFLDGAWSEERLCAVLAATLGPGAERDDAARALQGLLAAGPELLLTQPALRQAVDTVMASWDERTFLRHLPDLRHAFTRLKPAETAQLAAALAVADDAGLGWQGELEASEADMLAGAALHADLLAVLARDGLQSWTRTSATTTPGTITSGTITSATTTPGTEKPRTGEAVTGGEP is encoded by the coding sequence ATGGAAACTCTTCCGCGACGCCGGGCGCGCGCTGTGGCCCTGAACGGCGCGGTTGCGGCAGAAGGGGTACCGGCCGACGGCGTGCCGCCCGATGTACGCGATGGCTTGGCCAGCCTGCACGGCGGGCACGGCGGACGGCTGTTCTTCGCGCCGGTGCGCCACCACAGCCCTGCGTGCGCGCTGGCGGTGCGCGAGTTGATCCGCGAAGTACGGCCGGCCGCCGTGCTGGTCGAGGGGCCGGACGACTTCGATGCCCTGCTGCCGGCACTGCTGGACGGCGCCACGCGCCCGCCGGTGGCGATACTGAGCCTGGCGCCGCGGCCCGGCGGCGGCAGCCGCCCGGCCTTCTTCCCGTTCTGCGACTACAGCCCCGAATGGGTAGCCCTGCGCGCCGGTGCCGATGCCGGCGCCCGCCTCGCCTTCATCGACCAGCCATGGACGGCGCGCGCGGCGGACGACACCGATACCGCCGCGCACACGCTGATGGCCGAGCGCCACCTGGCCCACAGCACCTACCTGAAGGCACTGGCGGCGCGCAGCGGCTGCCGCGCCCAGGACGACCTGTGGGACCACCTGTTCGAGCTGCGCGGCCCGGTCGCCCTGCGCGACTGGCGCACGCTGCTGGCCGACGTGTATGCGTATTGCGCGATGGCGCGCCACGACTACGAGCCCCAGGTGCTGGAAGCGGAAGGCAGCCTGCCGCGCGAGCGGCACATGGCGGCGCACATCCGCCGGCACCTGCAGGAAACGAACGGTGCGATCGTGGTGGTGACGGGCGGCTTCCATACCCCCGGCCTGCAGGCCATGCTGGCCGAACCCTTGGCCGCGCCGAAGGCGGCTCCCGCGGCATCGCCGCCGCGGCCGCGCGGCGCCGCCGGCAGCGGCAACTGGCTGATCCGCTACAGCTTCGACCACCTCGATGCGCTGAACGGCTATGCCGCCGGGATGCCCGCGCCGGGCTGGTACCAGCGCGTCTGGAACAGTGCCGTCGACGATCCCGCCGGCCCCGCGCTGCACGAGGTGGCCGCCGCCTGCCTGGCGGAACTGGCGCGCGAAACGCGTACCCTGGGGCTGGCCGAGCAGGTGTCCACGGCGGACGTGGGCGCCGCCGTGCTGCAGGCCGGGCGGCTGGCCGCGCTGCGCGGCCATGCCGGGCCGGGCCGGGAAGACGTGCTGGACGCGATCCGGTCGTGCTTCGTCAAGGGCGCGCTGGGCGACGGCATGGCCGGCTTCGATGCCGACGTGCGCCGCCTGCTGTGCGGCCACGCGCTGGGCGACATACCGGCCACGGCGGCCGTGCCGCCACTGGTGGACGATGCGCGGCGCCTGGCGGCGCGGCTGGGCGTGCGCCTCGACGACAGCGCTCCCCGCACCGTGCGGCTGGACATCTACCGCGACGAAGGCCACCGCGAGCGCAGCCGCTTCCTGCACCTGGCCGACTGGCTGGGGCTGGAGCTGGCGCAGTGGCGCGGCGGTCCGGACTTCCTGGCCGGCACCCGGCTGGAGTTGCTGATCGAGGAATGGCAGGTGGCGTGGACGCCGCTGGTCGAGGCCCGGCTGGTGGCCCTGTCCGCCGAGGGCGCCACGCTGCAGGACGTGGCGCTGGCCCGGCTGCGGCGCGACGAGGCGGCGCTGGCGGAGCGCGGCCTGGCCCGTTCGGCCGGCGCGGCCGCCGGCCTGCTCACGCGCGGCTGCCTGGTCGGCCTGCACGAGCGGCTGCCCGACCTGCTGGCGATGGTCGCGGCGCGCCTGGACGAGGATGGCGCCCCGGCGTCCGTGATCGCCGGCTGCCACCAGCTGCTGGCACTGTGGCGGGCCCGCGAGCCGCTGGGCGTGAAGGACGATCCGGCGCTGCACGCGCTGCTGCTGCGTGCATGGGACGCTGCGCTGTATCTGCTGCCGCAACTGGCCGACACGGCGCGCGAAGGCGAGGAAGCGGCGATCGGCAGCTTGCTGTCGCTGCGCGCCTTCCGCCACGCGCTGGCGCACGCCGCGGCGGGCGGCGACGCCAATGACGGCGACAGCAAGGACGACGACAACAAGGACGACGACAACAAGGACGACGACGGCGCCGGCCGCTGGGCGCGCGTGCTGGCGGCGCTGGTGACGGCGCCCCGTGCGGCGCCCGGCATCGCCAGCGCCGCCGCCGTGCTGCTGTTCCTGGACGGCGCGTGGAGCGAGGAGCGCCTGTGCGCCGTGCTGGCAGCCACCCTGGGCCCCGGCGCCGAACGCGACGACGCGGCGCGCGCCCTGCAGGGCCTGCTGGCGGCGGGGCCGGAGCTGCTGCTGACGCAGCCGGCGCTGCGCCAGGCCGTCGATACCGTCATGGCCAGCTGGGACGAACGGACGTTCCTGCGCCACCTGCCGGACCTGCGCCATGCCTTCACGCGACTGAAGCCGGCCGAAACGGCGCAGCTGGCGGCGGCGCTGGCCGTGGCGGACGATGCCGGCCTCGGTTGGCAAGGCGAGCTGGAGGCATCGGAAGCGGACATGCTGGCCGGCGCGGCGCTGCACGCGGACCTGCTGGCGGTGCTGGCGCGCGATGGCTTGCAATCATGGACGAGAACATCCGCAACGACAACGCCAGGGACGATAACGTCAGGGACGATAACGTCAGCAACGACAACGCCAGGGACGGAAAAGCCACGGACGGGCGAGGCGGTGACGGGAGGCGAGCCATGA
- a CDS encoding ATP-binding protein has protein sequence MQEDTLHDGDPAGILRSSAEHRYADELARLRDSDAGTRPEGWQLSPRAVRAFILGDEALGIGRKFYGDDPLVERAIVTLMGHQGLMLVGEPGTAKSLLSELLSAAITGDSALTIQGTAGTTEDHIKYSWNYALLLAEGPSRRALVPSPLYRAMAAGKLVRFEEITRCPPEIQDVMISLMSEKQLMVPELGDAARLHARRGFNVIATANLRDRGVHDMSSALKRRFNFETVRPIADHAFELELVMGQVRRDLESAGVQVEVERDVVALLVTTFQELRAGRTSEGTALKTPDAVMSTAEAVNVAYAAALEARHFGDGRLTPRELANQLQGVVLKDSADDLRRVQHYFDTVVQERARRDRQWKLFRDAGRALWP, from the coding sequence ATGCAAGAAGACACACTCCACGACGGCGATCCGGCAGGCATCCTGCGCAGCAGCGCCGAGCACCGTTACGCGGACGAACTGGCGCGCCTGCGCGACAGCGACGCCGGCACGCGGCCCGAGGGCTGGCAGCTGTCGCCGCGCGCCGTACGCGCCTTCATCCTGGGCGACGAGGCGCTCGGCATCGGGCGCAAGTTCTACGGCGACGATCCGCTGGTGGAGCGCGCCATCGTCACGCTGATGGGCCACCAGGGCCTGATGCTGGTGGGCGAGCCGGGCACCGCGAAATCGCTGCTGTCCGAGCTGCTGAGCGCGGCCATCACCGGCGATTCCGCGCTGACCATCCAGGGCACCGCCGGCACCACGGAAGACCACATCAAGTATTCCTGGAACTATGCGCTGCTGCTGGCCGAGGGGCCGAGCCGGCGCGCGCTGGTGCCATCGCCGCTGTACCGGGCCATGGCCGCCGGCAAGCTGGTGCGGTTCGAGGAAATCACCCGCTGCCCGCCCGAGATCCAGGACGTGATGATCTCGCTGATGTCGGAAAAGCAGCTCATGGTGCCGGAGCTGGGCGACGCGGCGCGCCTGCACGCGCGGCGCGGCTTCAACGTGATCGCCACGGCGAACCTGCGCGACCGCGGCGTGCACGACATGTCGTCGGCACTGAAGCGGCGCTTCAACTTCGAGACCGTGCGCCCGATCGCCGACCACGCGTTCGAGCTGGAACTGGTGATGGGCCAGGTGCGGCGCGACCTGGAAAGCGCCGGCGTGCAGGTCGAGGTGGAACGCGACGTGGTCGCGCTGCTGGTCACCACCTTCCAGGAACTGCGCGCCGGCCGTACCAGCGAAGGCACGGCCCTGAAGACACCCGATGCGGTCATGTCGACGGCCGAGGCGGTCAACGTGGCCTATGCCGCCGCGCTGGAGGCGCGCCATTTCGGCGACGGGCGCCTCACGCCGCGCGAACTGGCCAACCAGCTGCAGGGCGTGGTGCTGAAGGATAGCGCGGACGACCTGCGCCGCGTGCAGCACTATTTCGACACCGTGGTGCAGGAGCGGGCCCGCCGCGATCGCCAATGGAAACTCTTCCGCGACGCCGGGCGCGCGCTGTGGCCCTGA
- a CDS encoding DUF4132 domain-containing protein, which translates to MFKALLGAIGATVRVLRSDESLIKGGVASLDALDTPLGARAAAFIARGDGVEVLADLQAAAPRAGTFLGSPGRLHATYGTSEQGNAALKARAALYTKVDADAPDIPVLVRLGKVLAAADGGASLQRTGAAMPDWLHYLLNDALWATCECRGSVADTETRAAWTVQLLSAIVAHEELPAPLALVIVFEREDVYDYYRDRVYRPLLDPATLDRYLDSHREDVIACAGMLSVAGKTMLCQRLGGNPALAAAFAPLLVELAVGDGKTVRAAAARFVTADAAFTEVLERVLAEGPAGQRANAAELLARVRGADALPALEAALALERGKAVQQALRDAIGRVAAARDAAGTGLPPPPPLPELEERTLGADALDLLLANHAERLQALQRQAREEAERNATAKHRWDYAQRNYDAQRALKPDDFRLALAALNGDTGERAMKCLANGMVRSTLQHGGRLAARADFGIHQALRWFVAASRNTPFWYDSLARESIGDPEQVDLRQLAQLSRAAGLAEDDTAFACLNTRWIIEPPQAVLPPHRIWPYFADHPEYIDAGLGMAAPPAGTRFEPELGRTLEVLRTFPAIAPRWLPRLMELALGEGKTHRLAAQDVLGAVPDIGRQVCEALGSSKQEVRIEAAQWLARMGWREAVPALRAALAKESRESASAAMLSALETLGEDIAPLLAPERLLAQATKALKGKAPAGLAWLDLSLLPACSWQDGTPVPPEVIQWWVVVACKLKEPGGNPLFDRYLALLDGASRARLGSHLLLQFIAHDTRHPSHEEAAALASQQAPQQLAQYQALAQRYPDYYAEEGRLTLDQVAERIARQKMAEYLGTAIGEKGILALASGMPGHAMAAIITQYMRDHYPRRAQVEALVEAAAASDDPAAIQFVLAIARRYRTASVQERARVLVERIAARNGWTQDELADRTIPTGGLDETGTLRLCYGARDFTVTLDAAMKIVLRNPEGKGVAALPAPRQDDDADAAREAKQQLALCRKEVKQVVAIQAARLYEAMCAGRIWPAAEWREYLQAHPLAGRLVQRLVWLTDDGIAFRPTEDGSLVDTNDDEVTLRDGATVRLAHACLLDAAPDGMVSSREASAKAWQVHFKDYKVVPLFAQMTRAQPALDLQQNPAQREIADRQGWLSDAFTLRGAFTKLGYQRAPAEDGGVFTSYHKDFPATGIRVAIDFTGSMLPEENIPAAVTKLGFYSLAPRRAHQPLPLGGIPPVLLAEAYGDYHAVAGVGAFDEQWEKKAQW; encoded by the coding sequence ATGTTCAAAGCACTGCTCGGCGCCATCGGCGCAACCGTGCGCGTCCTGCGCTCCGATGAATCGCTGATCAAGGGCGGCGTCGCCAGCCTCGATGCGCTCGACACGCCGCTCGGCGCCCGCGCGGCCGCCTTCATCGCCCGTGGCGATGGCGTCGAGGTGCTGGCCGACCTGCAGGCGGCGGCGCCCCGCGCCGGCACGTTCCTCGGCTCGCCGGGCCGGCTGCACGCCACCTATGGCACTTCCGAACAAGGCAACGCGGCCCTGAAGGCACGCGCGGCGCTGTACACGAAAGTCGATGCGGATGCCCCCGACATCCCGGTGCTGGTCCGCCTGGGCAAGGTGCTGGCGGCCGCCGACGGTGGCGCATCGCTGCAGCGCACCGGCGCCGCGATGCCCGACTGGCTGCATTACCTGCTGAACGACGCGCTGTGGGCGACCTGCGAGTGCCGGGGCAGCGTCGCCGACACGGAAACCCGTGCCGCGTGGACCGTGCAACTGCTGTCGGCCATCGTGGCGCATGAGGAACTGCCAGCGCCGCTGGCCCTCGTCATCGTGTTCGAACGCGAAGACGTCTACGACTACTACCGGGACAGGGTCTACCGCCCGCTGCTCGATCCGGCCACGCTGGACCGCTACCTGGACAGCCATCGGGAAGACGTTATCGCGTGCGCCGGGATGCTCTCCGTCGCCGGCAAGACAATGCTGTGCCAGCGCCTTGGCGGCAACCCGGCGCTGGCGGCGGCGTTCGCACCGCTGCTGGTGGAGCTGGCGGTCGGCGACGGCAAGACGGTGCGCGCCGCCGCCGCGCGCTTCGTGACGGCGGACGCCGCCTTCACGGAAGTGCTCGAGCGTGTCCTGGCGGAAGGCCCGGCCGGCCAGCGCGCCAACGCCGCCGAACTGCTGGCACGGGTCCGCGGCGCCGATGCGCTGCCGGCGCTGGAAGCCGCGCTGGCCCTCGAACGGGGCAAGGCGGTGCAGCAGGCGCTGCGCGATGCCATCGGCCGAGTCGCGGCGGCCCGCGATGCGGCCGGCACCGGCTTGCCACCGCCGCCACCGCTGCCCGAACTGGAAGAACGCACGCTGGGCGCCGATGCGCTCGACCTGCTGCTGGCCAATCACGCGGAGCGGTTGCAGGCTCTGCAACGCCAGGCGCGGGAGGAAGCGGAACGCAATGCCACCGCCAAGCATCGCTGGGACTACGCGCAGCGCAACTACGACGCGCAACGGGCGCTGAAGCCGGACGATTTCCGGCTGGCGCTGGCGGCCTTGAACGGCGACACGGGCGAACGGGCCATGAAATGCCTCGCCAACGGCATGGTCCGCTCGACGCTGCAGCACGGCGGACGCCTGGCCGCACGCGCCGATTTCGGCATCCACCAGGCGTTGCGCTGGTTCGTCGCCGCCAGCCGGAACACGCCGTTCTGGTACGACTCCCTTGCGCGGGAATCCATCGGCGACCCGGAACAGGTGGACTTGCGCCAGTTGGCGCAGCTGAGCCGTGCGGCCGGCCTGGCGGAGGACGACACTGCCTTTGCCTGCCTGAACACCCGATGGATCATCGAACCGCCGCAAGCGGTGCTGCCGCCCCATCGGATCTGGCCATACTTCGCGGATCACCCGGAATACATCGACGCGGGCCTGGGCATGGCCGCGCCGCCCGCCGGCACGCGCTTCGAGCCTGAGCTGGGCCGAACGCTGGAAGTGCTGCGCACCTTCCCCGCCATCGCGCCGCGCTGGCTGCCCCGCCTGATGGAACTGGCGCTGGGCGAAGGCAAGACGCACCGCCTGGCGGCCCAGGATGTGCTGGGCGCGGTGCCGGACATCGGCCGCCAGGTGTGCGAGGCACTGGGCTCCAGCAAGCAGGAAGTGCGGATCGAAGCGGCCCAGTGGCTGGCGCGCATGGGCTGGCGCGAAGCGGTTCCCGCCCTGCGCGCGGCGCTGGCGAAGGAAAGCCGCGAATCGGCCAGCGCCGCCATGCTGTCCGCGCTGGAAACGCTGGGCGAAGATATCGCCCCGCTGCTGGCACCGGAGCGGCTGCTGGCGCAGGCCACGAAGGCGTTGAAGGGCAAGGCGCCGGCCGGCCTGGCCTGGCTCGACCTGTCACTGCTGCCCGCCTGCAGCTGGCAGGATGGCACGCCGGTACCGCCGGAGGTCATCCAGTGGTGGGTCGTGGTGGCCTGCAAGCTGAAGGAACCGGGTGGCAATCCCCTGTTCGACCGCTACCTGGCCCTGCTGGACGGCGCGAGCCGCGCCCGGCTCGGCAGCCACCTGCTGCTGCAGTTCATCGCCCATGACACGCGCCATCCGTCCCATGAAGAAGCGGCGGCGCTGGCCAGCCAGCAGGCGCCCCAGCAGCTCGCGCAATACCAGGCGCTGGCGCAACGCTATCCGGACTACTACGCCGAAGAGGGCCGCCTGACGCTGGACCAGGTGGCCGAGCGCATCGCGCGCCAGAAGATGGCCGAATACCTCGGCACGGCGATCGGCGAGAAAGGCATCCTCGCGCTGGCGTCCGGCATGCCGGGCCATGCGATGGCGGCGATCATCACGCAGTACATGCGCGACCATTATCCGCGCCGGGCCCAGGTCGAGGCGCTGGTGGAAGCCGCCGCGGCGTCCGACGATCCGGCCGCCATCCAGTTCGTGCTGGCCATCGCGCGCCGCTACCGCACCGCGTCCGTGCAGGAACGGGCCCGCGTGCTGGTCGAACGCATCGCCGCCCGCAACGGCTGGACACAGGATGAACTGGCCGACCGCACGATCCCCACCGGCGGGCTGGATGAAACCGGCACGCTGCGGCTCTGCTACGGCGCCCGCGACTTCACGGTCACGCTGGACGCGGCCATGAAGATCGTGCTGCGCAATCCCGAAGGCAAGGGGGTCGCCGCCCTGCCCGCGCCGCGCCAGGACGACGATGCCGATGCGGCGCGCGAAGCAAAGCAGCAGCTGGCGCTGTGCAGGAAGGAAGTCAAGCAGGTGGTGGCGATCCAGGCGGCGCGCCTGTATGAAGCCATGTGCGCAGGCCGCATCTGGCCGGCGGCGGAATGGCGCGAGTACCTGCAAGCCCACCCGCTGGCGGGCCGCCTGGTGCAGCGGCTGGTCTGGCTGACGGACGATGGCATCGCCTTCCGCCCCACCGAGGATGGCAGCCTGGTCGACACGAACGACGACGAGGTGACCTTGCGCGATGGCGCCACCGTGCGGCTGGCCCATGCATGCCTGCTCGACGCCGCGCCGGACGGCATGGTATCGAGCAGGGAGGCATCGGCCAAAGCGTGGCAAGTCCACTTCAAGGACTACAAGGTGGTCCCCCTGTTCGCCCAGATGACGCGCGCGCAACCGGCGTTGGACCTGCAGCAAAACCCGGCGCAGCGCGAGATCGCCGACCGCCAGGGCTGGCTGAGCGACGCGTTTACGCTGCGCGGCGCCTTCACGAAACTGGGCTACCAGCGCGCGCCCGCCGAGGATGGCGGGGTGTTTACCTCGTACCACAAGGATTTTCCGGCAACGGGCATCCGCGTGGCGATCGACTTCACGGGCAGCATGCTGCCGGAAGAGAATATCCCGGCCGCCGTCACGAAGCTGGGCTTCTATTCGCTGGCGCCGCGCCGCGCGCACCAGCCGCTGCCCCTGGGCGGCATTCCGCCCGTGCTGCTGGCCGAGGCCTATGGCGACTACCACGCCGTGGCCGGCGTGGGCGCGTTCGACGAACAATGGGAAAAGAAGGCGCAATGGTGA
- a CDS encoding DUF4132 domain-containing protein — protein MTITLPGATAAIDTATLIHASLRGLDALVPSLGARAAAFVIDGAGAGVLEELSKLGVGGRDALGAPGRVRVWPGEGLTDGLRNTLYRDVAPSATNIAMLVRLGKVLAAADGGMSLEKTGAPMPDWLHYLLNDALCVTCIPSHYRAEPPPRTAWTVDLLAAILRHEGLPDTMALPIVFERGALREFYHGQTYRPLLAPGALDAWLLAAPDRVAACAREMSNSGKVMLATRLGADSALAEAFAPLLAELACSDTISVRTAAAALVTASAAFAPTLAGLLASNKLEVRIEAANWLAWLGAERGRTAIPALHAALAKETRETASAAMLTALERLGEDIAPLLAPERLLAQAKKALKGKPPAGLAWFDMAQLPACRWEDGSPVPPEIIQWWVALAYKLKEPGGNPLFDRYLGLLDRASRAALGSHVLRQFIAQDTRGASHDEAVAYANGKAPQLYADYQELAQREPVWFAEKGKLTYEEVFEQCKREKLDIYLGTAINEKGILALASGMAGHEMVTAIRQYMRDHYPRRAQVEALLEAAAASDDPAAIQFVLATARRYRTRSVKEKARMLVDRIAARNGWSADELADRTVPTGGLDESGTLQLHYGSREFTVTLDAAMKIVLRNAEGKTVAALPEPRKDDDAEAIAEAKQQLTQCKKEVRQVIEQQTARLYEAMCAGRAWPLADWREYVERHPLVGRLAQRLAWMTDGGLCFRPAGDGTLVDTNDDDVALDEGATVRLAHAALLPAEQAAAWLKHFKDYKLAPLFAQMTRTLPALDLQRKGEGNSAPLEIADRQGWLSDAFTLRGAFTKLGYQRTADFEGHFFTTYHKEFPAAGIRVAIEFTGNALPEENVPAAVKTLAFQAITPRGQADSQLPLAQVPPVLLAEAYGDYHAVAASSRFDEHWQKKVPWQS, from the coding sequence ATGACGATTACCCTGCCTGGCGCGACTGCCGCCATCGACACCGCAACGCTGATCCACGCCAGCCTGCGCGGCCTCGACGCCCTCGTCCCGTCCCTCGGCGCCCGCGCCGCCGCCTTCGTCATCGACGGTGCCGGTGCCGGGGTCCTGGAAGAGCTGTCGAAGCTGGGTGTGGGCGGTCGCGACGCGCTCGGTGCGCCGGGCCGCGTGCGGGTCTGGCCGGGCGAGGGCCTGACGGATGGCCTGCGAAACACGCTATACCGCGATGTCGCCCCTTCCGCCACGAACATTGCCATGCTGGTCCGCCTCGGCAAGGTGCTCGCGGCCGCCGATGGCGGCATGTCGCTGGAAAAGACCGGCGCACCGATGCCCGACTGGCTGCATTACCTGCTGAACGACGCGCTGTGTGTCACCTGCATCCCGAGCCACTATCGGGCCGAGCCGCCGCCCCGCACCGCGTGGACGGTCGACCTGCTGGCTGCCATCCTGCGCCACGAAGGCCTGCCCGACACGATGGCGCTGCCCATCGTGTTCGAGCGAGGTGCGCTGCGCGAGTTCTACCATGGCCAGACGTACCGCCCGCTGCTGGCGCCCGGCGCGCTGGACGCCTGGCTGCTGGCGGCCCCGGATCGCGTGGCAGCGTGCGCGCGGGAAATGTCGAACAGCGGCAAGGTGATGCTGGCAACGCGCCTCGGCGCCGACAGCGCGCTGGCGGAGGCGTTCGCACCACTGCTGGCCGAGCTGGCATGCAGCGACACCATTAGCGTACGCACGGCCGCCGCCGCCCTGGTCACCGCCAGTGCGGCATTTGCCCCGACGCTGGCCGGCCTGCTGGCATCGAACAAGCTGGAAGTGCGTATCGAGGCGGCAAACTGGCTGGCCTGGCTGGGTGCCGAACGCGGGCGGACGGCGATTCCTGCCCTGCACGCCGCGCTGGCGAAGGAAACCCGCGAGACGGCCAGCGCGGCCATGCTGACGGCACTGGAAAGGCTGGGCGAGGATATCGCGCCGCTGCTGGCGCCGGAACGGCTGCTGGCCCAGGCGAAGAAGGCGTTGAAGGGCAAGCCGCCGGCCGGCCTGGCCTGGTTCGACATGGCGCAGTTGCCTGCCTGCCGCTGGGAAGATGGCAGCCCGGTGCCGCCCGAGATCATCCAGTGGTGGGTCGCCCTGGCGTACAAGTTGAAGGAACCGGGCGGCAATCCGCTGTTCGACCGCTACCTGGGCCTGCTGGACCGGGCCAGCCGCGCGGCGCTGGGCAGCCACGTGCTGCGGCAGTTCATCGCGCAGGATACGCGCGGCGCGTCGCACGACGAAGCGGTGGCGTATGCGAACGGCAAGGCGCCGCAACTGTATGCGGACTACCAGGAACTGGCGCAGCGCGAACCCGTATGGTTCGCCGAAAAGGGCAAGCTCACCTACGAGGAAGTGTTCGAGCAGTGCAAGCGCGAGAAGCTGGACATCTACCTGGGCACCGCGATCAACGAGAAAGGCATCCTGGCGCTGGCCTCCGGCATGGCCGGCCATGAAATGGTCACCGCCATCCGGCAATACATGCGCGACCATTACCCGCGGCGCGCGCAGGTCGAGGCGCTGCTGGAAGCGGCCGCCGCGTCCGACGATCCGGCGGCGATCCAGTTCGTGCTGGCCACCGCGCGGCGCTACCGCACCCGCTCCGTGAAGGAAAAGGCGCGCATGCTGGTTGACCGAATCGCCGCGCGCAACGGCTGGTCGGCAGATGAACTGGCCGACCGCACCGTGCCCACCGGCGGGCTGGATGAAAGCGGCACGCTGCAGCTCCACTACGGCAGCCGCGAGTTCACCGTCACGCTGGATGCGGCGATGAAGATCGTGCTGCGCAATGCCGAAGGCAAGACCGTCGCCGCCCTGCCCGAGCCCCGCAAGGACGACGACGCCGAAGCCATCGCCGAAGCCAAACAGCAGCTCACGCAGTGCAAGAAAGAAGTCAGGCAGGTCATCGAACAGCAGACCGCCCGGCTGTACGAAGCGATGTGCGCCGGCCGGGCCTGGCCGCTGGCGGACTGGCGGGAGTACGTGGAACGGCATCCGCTGGTCGGCCGGCTGGCGCAGCGGCTGGCGTGGATGACCGATGGCGGCCTGTGTTTCCGGCCGGCCGGCGACGGCACGCTGGTCGACACGAACGACGACGACGTCGCCCTGGACGAAGGCGCCACCGTGCGGCTGGCCCACGCCGCCCTGCTGCCGGCCGAGCAGGCCGCGGCCTGGCTGAAGCATTTCAAGGACTACAAGCTGGCGCCGCTGTTCGCCCAGATGACGCGCACGCTGCCGGCGCTGGACCTGCAGCGCAAGGGGGAGGGAAATTCGGCGCCGCTGGAGATCGCCGACCGCCAGGGCTGGCTGAGCGACGCGTTCACGCTGCGCGGCGCGTTCACGAAGCTGGGCTACCAGCGCACCGCCGACTTCGAAGGCCATTTCTTCACCACCTACCACAAGGAATTCCCGGCCGCCGGTATCCGCGTGGCGATCGAATTCACCGGCAATGCACTGCCCGAGGAAAACGTGCCTGCCGCCGTGAAGACGCTGGCCTTCCAGGCGATCACCCCGCGCGGCCAGGCCGACAGCCAGTTGCCGCTGGCCCAGGTACCGCCGGTGCTGCTGGCCGAAGCGTATGGCGACTATCACGCCGTGGCGGCATCGTCCCGGTTCGACGAACATTGGCAAAAGAAGGTGCCGTGGCAGTCATAA
- the udk gene encoding uridine kinase produces the protein MNDISYLPFVIGVAGGSGSGKSTVSQQVLASFGAETVSVVMQDDYYRDQSDLTPDVRRKQNYDHPDAFDWPLLVEHVAALRSGAAIEMPVYDFTIDNRSSQTITVKPAPVIVIEGLFALYDADLRDMMSLKIFVDTAADVRFIRRMQRDIAERGRSVDSIVGQYLETVRPMHKQFIEPTKRHADVILPHGANVPAVDVITTKVASVIGRLKQP, from the coding sequence ATGAACGATATTTCCTACCTACCGTTCGTCATTGGTGTTGCAGGCGGAAGCGGCAGTGGCAAGTCGACGGTATCCCAGCAGGTGCTGGCTTCCTTTGGTGCCGAGACGGTGTCGGTGGTGATGCAGGACGATTACTACCGCGACCAGTCCGACCTCACGCCCGACGTGCGCCGCAAGCAGAATTACGACCATCCCGACGCCTTCGACTGGCCGCTGCTGGTCGAGCACGTGGCGGCCCTGCGCAGTGGCGCGGCGATCGAGATGCCCGTGTACGATTTCACGATCGACAACCGCTCCAGCCAGACCATCACGGTGAAGCCGGCCCCGGTCATCGTGATCGAGGGCCTGTTCGCGCTGTACGACGCCGACCTGCGCGACATGATGTCGCTGAAGATCTTCGTCGACACCGCCGCCGATGTCCGCTTCATCCGCCGGATGCAGCGCGATATCGCCGAGCGTGGCCGCTCGGTCGACAGCATCGTCGGCCAGTACCTGGAAACCGTGCGCCCCATGCACAAGCAGTTCATCGAGCCGACCAAGCGCCACGCCGATGTCATCCTGCCGCATGGCGCCAATGTGCCCGCGGTCGATGTCATCACGACCAAGGTGGCCAGTGTCATCGGGCGGTTGAAGCAGCCCTGA